The Bacillus vallismortis genome window below encodes:
- a CDS encoding biotin--[acetyl-CoA-carboxylase] ligase — protein MRSTLRKDLIELFSQAGNEFISGQKISDALGCSRTAVWKHIEELRKEGYEVEAVRRKGYRLIKKPGKLSESEIRFGLKTEVMGQYLIYHDVLASTQKTAHELANNNAAEGTLVVADKQTAGRGRMSRVWHSQEGNGIWMSLILRPDIPLQKTPQLTLLAAVAVVQGIEEAAGIQTDIKWPNDILINGKKTVGVLTEMQAEEDRVRSVIIGIGINVNQQSDDFPDDLKDIATSLSQAAGEKIDRAGVIQHILLTFEKRYRDYMTHGFTPIKLLWESYALGIGSNMRARTLNGTFYGKALGIDDEGVLLLETKEGIKKIYSADIELG, from the coding sequence ATGCGGTCAACATTAAGAAAAGATCTTATTGAATTATTTTCTCAGGCTGGAAATGAATTTATTTCCGGCCAAAAAATCAGTGACGCCCTCGGCTGTTCCAGAACTGCTGTGTGGAAGCATATTGAAGAGCTTCGGAAAGAGGGCTATGAAGTAGAAGCTGTTAGGAGAAAAGGATATCGTCTCATCAAAAAGCCCGGGAAACTCAGTGAAAGTGAAATTCGCTTCGGACTGAAAACGGAAGTGATGGGCCAGTACCTTATTTATCACGACGTTCTAGCAAGCACGCAAAAAACGGCGCATGAGCTTGCAAATAATAACGCAGCAGAGGGCACTCTCGTCGTGGCTGATAAACAAACAGCCGGCAGGGGGCGAATGTCAAGGGTATGGCATTCCCAAGAGGGAAACGGTATTTGGATGAGCCTGATTTTACGGCCTGACATTCCGCTCCAAAAAACACCGCAGCTCACATTACTTGCTGCAGTAGCTGTTGTGCAGGGAATAGAAGAGGCAGCAGGCATCCAAACGGATATAAAATGGCCTAATGATATTTTGATTAACGGAAAAAAAACAGTCGGCGTCTTAACAGAAATGCAGGCCGAGGAAGACCGGGTACGTTCGGTCATCATCGGGATTGGCATTAACGTCAATCAGCAGTCGGATGATTTTCCAGATGACCTGAAGGACATTGCGACAAGCCTCAGCCAAGCCGCCGGAGAAAAAATTGACCGGGCCGGTGTCATCCAGCATATCTTGCTTACCTTTGAAAAACGGTACCGGGATTATATGACGCACGGTTTTACGCCGATTAAGCTTTTATGGGAAAGCTACGCGCTGGGAATCGGCTCTAATATGAGGGCCAGAACATTAAATGGAACATTTTACGGGAAGGCGTTAGGTATAGATGATGAAGGTGTTCTTCTTTTAGAAACGAAGGAAGGCATTAAAAAAATCTATTCTGCCGATATAGAATTAGGTTAA
- a CDS encoding CCA tRNA nucleotidyltransferase, whose translation MEQVFIKALPVLRTLIEAGHQAYFVGGAVRDSYMKRTIGDVDIATDAAPDQVERLFQRTVDVGKEHGTIIVLWEDETYEVTTFRTESEYEDYRRPSEVNFITSLEEDLKRRDLTINAMAMTAEGQVLDYFGGKKDIDQKLIRTVGRPNHRFQEDALRMLRAVRFMSQLGFTLSLETEEAITKEKTLLSHVSVERKTIEFEKLLKGRASRQALQTLIQTGLYEELPGFYHKRENLLAASEFSFESLTSREELWAALLIDLEIDLKDAPLFLKAWKLPGKVMKEAIHIAYTFGQSLDAMSMYEAGEKALLSAARISQLRQNERLDEEKLKDIQNAYQSLPIKNLKDLDITGKDLLALRNRPAGQWVSEELQRIEQAVLTGKLSNQKKHIEEWLKTCGQH comes from the coding sequence ATGGAACAAGTTTTTATCAAAGCGCTTCCCGTGCTCCGCACCTTAATTGAAGCGGGCCACCAGGCTTATTTTGTGGGAGGCGCAGTTCGAGACAGCTATATGAAACGAACGATCGGAGATGTCGATATTGCGACTGATGCGGCACCGGATCAAGTAGAACGGCTGTTTCAGCGGACGGTTGATGTAGGAAAAGAGCACGGGACCATTATTGTGCTCTGGGAAGATGAAACCTATGAAGTCACGACATTCCGGACTGAATCAGAGTATGAGGATTATAGAAGACCTTCAGAAGTGAACTTTATCACATCATTAGAAGAGGATTTGAAACGCAGGGATTTGACGATTAACGCGATGGCCATGACAGCGGAAGGTCAAGTGCTTGATTATTTTGGCGGCAAGAAAGATATTGATCAGAAGCTGATTCGAACCGTCGGAAGGCCCAATCACAGATTTCAAGAGGATGCGCTTCGCATGCTGAGAGCCGTACGTTTTATGAGCCAGCTTGGCTTTACGCTTTCACTAGAAACAGAAGAAGCGATCACGAAGGAAAAAACACTCTTATCCCATGTTTCAGTTGAACGAAAAACAATAGAGTTCGAGAAACTGCTAAAGGGAAGAGCGTCCCGCCAGGCGCTTCAAACTCTCATTCAAACTGGGTTGTACGAAGAACTGCCTGGTTTTTATCATAAACGAGAGAACCTGCTTGCGGCGAGTGAGTTTTCGTTTGAATCTTTAACATCCCGTGAGGAGCTTTGGGCTGCGCTTTTAATTGATCTTGAAATAGATTTGAAAGATGCGCCGCTTTTCCTGAAAGCATGGAAGCTTCCGGGAAAAGTAATGAAGGAAGCCATTCACATTGCCTATACGTTTGGCCAAAGCCTTGACGCTATGTCAATGTACGAGGCTGGGGAAAAAGCACTTCTTTCAGCGGCCAGAATATCACAGCTTCGGCAAAACGAAAGACTAGATGAAGAAAAATTGAAGGACATCCAAAACGCTTATCAAAGCCTGCCGATTAAAAACCTTAAGGATCTTGATATCACGGGTAAGGATTTGCTTGCGCTGCGAAACCGGCCTGCCGGACAATGGGTGTCGGAAGAATTACAGCGGATTGAGCAGGCTGTTTTGACGGGAAAGCTCTCCAATCAAAAGAAGCACATAGAGGAGTGGCTGAAGACATGCGGTCAACATTAA
- the bshA gene encoding N-acetyl-alpha-D-glucosaminyl L-malate synthase BshA — translation MKKLKIGITCYPSVGGSGIIATELGKQLAEKGHEIHFITSSIPFRLNTYHPNIHFHEVEVNQYAVFKYPPYDLALASKIAEVAERENLDIIHAHYALPHAVCAYLAKQMLKRNIGIVTTLHGTDITVLGYDPSLKDLIRFAIEASDRVTAVSSALAAETYDLIKPEKKIETIYNFIDERVYLKKNNGAIKEKHGILPDEKVVIHVSNFRKVKRVQDVIRVFRNIAGKTKAKLLLVGDGPEKSTACELVRKYGLENQVLMLGNQDRVEELYSISDLKLLLSEKESFGLVLLEAMACGVPCIGTNTGGIPEVIKNSVSGFLVDVGDVAAATACAMRILEDEQLSKGFTKAAMEMLKNEFSSQKIVSQYEQIYADLAEPE, via the coding sequence ATGAAAAAACTAAAAATAGGGATCACATGTTATCCGAGCGTCGGAGGCTCAGGTATCATTGCGACAGAACTGGGGAAGCAGCTTGCTGAAAAAGGACATGAAATCCATTTTATCACATCAAGCATCCCGTTTAGACTGAATACATATCACCCCAATATTCATTTTCATGAGGTTGAGGTTAATCAATATGCTGTTTTTAAGTATCCGCCGTATGATTTGGCATTGGCAAGCAAAATTGCTGAGGTGGCGGAACGGGAGAATTTAGACATTATACATGCTCACTACGCTCTCCCGCATGCGGTTTGCGCTTATCTAGCAAAGCAGATGCTGAAACGCAATATCGGCATTGTGACAACTTTGCACGGCACGGATATTACGGTGCTGGGATATGACCCGTCTCTAAAAGATCTTATCCGTTTTGCCATTGAGGCATCAGACAGGGTGACCGCTGTCTCCTCAGCGCTTGCAGCTGAAACGTACGATTTAATTAAACCGGAGAAAAAAATAGAAACGATTTATAACTTTATAGATGAGCGCGTGTATTTGAAGAAAAACAATGGAGCGATTAAAGAGAAACATGGTATTTTACCAGACGAAAAAGTCGTCATCCATGTGTCTAACTTCAGAAAGGTCAAACGCGTGCAGGATGTCATCCGCGTGTTCCGGAATATCGCCGGCAAAACGAAAGCCAAGCTGCTTTTAGTCGGGGACGGCCCGGAGAAGTCGACGGCCTGTGAGCTTGTCAGAAAATATGGATTGGAAAACCAAGTCTTAATGCTTGGAAATCAAGACCGTGTTGAGGAGCTTTATTCTATTAGCGATCTGAAACTGCTGCTGTCCGAAAAAGAAAGCTTCGGACTTGTCCTGCTTGAAGCGATGGCTTGCGGAGTGCCTTGTATCGGAACAAACACTGGCGGTATCCCGGAGGTTATTAAAAACAGTGTGAGCGGATTTTTGGTGGATGTCGGCGACGTTGCAGCCGCAACAGCCTGCGCGATGCGTATTTTAGAAGATGAACAGCTAAGCAAGGGTTTTACAAAGGCGGCAATGGAAATGCTAAAAAATGAATTTTCTTCACAAAAAATTGTCAGCCAGTATGAACAGATTTATGCCGATTTAGCAGAACCGGAGTGA